ATATAACGAAACAATGGCAATGAACAAAAAATTGCAAAAGAGACTGCAGATTAGCGAACTGAGTAACAACAATATCCGAAGGGGTCCCGGAAATGGAACCCGGTGAAAAGGAATCCGGCAAACCTAACTATAACATTGAGAAGAAATCACAAAAAGGAAAGCTGGTAACTCAAAAGATGAAACAAATACAAGGGATAAAAGGATTCCACAACAAACAAATATTTCTTCTCTTTGATCAAATCAACAAACCGGATTCTTCTTCGCCGGATAACCCCTTATGAAGCTTTCGGTTTCCTTAAAGTATTCAAGTTAAAATCATCCCAAATCTTCTTGGCCTTCTGAGGGGCATCTGATCAATTCCAATATGTTAACTACCTCTCCCATATCCGGACGGTTCGATGGTACTTGTGACGTGCAGATTAAGCCTAGTTTCATCACTGGAATTGCCTCCTCGGCTGGGAATTTTCCTTGCAGCCTTCCGTCAACGCATTCCTCCACCCTGCCTTCTTCCAATGCTCCTCGGACCATGTCACAAAGCACCACCACATCATCTTCCATGTACTCAACAGGCCTCTTCCCGGTAACCACTTCCAAAACCAAAACACCAAATCCATACACATCACATTTCTCGTTTATTTTCACTGTTCGGCAGGCAAACTCAGGGGCCATGTAGCCAAGTGCACTCTGAATCTTGCTACTTAAAACATAGCGATCTAGCATAGGGAGCAACCTTGCTAGGCCATAATCTCCAAGTTTAGGTTCACCTGAGCCATCAATAAGGACATTGCTTGACTTTATATTGTAATGAATAATGTTAGATTGGTGCAAGTGAGCCAAGCTTTTCGCTGTCCCTAGAATGATACTGAACCTGTCATTCCAAGAAAGATAATTTCCAACCGATCCTTCATGAAGGTGTTTGTACAGACTTCCACCAGAAACAAATTCATAAATGAGAAGCTGCAGTGACGGTGTCCAGTAATAGCCTTCAAGAGCGACAAGATTTGAGTGCTGTATTTTCCCAAGTTTTTTCACTTCCCTTTCAAATTCTTCTTGGGATTTGACGAGACTTGATACCGTGAGCTTCTTGATCGCCACTGAGCGCCCGTCTCGCAAAACTGTTCTATACACAGCTCCAAAACCACCACGCCCAAGTTCACAGTCCTTGGTGAAAAGAGCATGTGCACCTGTGCTGAAGTCAGGCTCGCCAGAAAACATGACAAGTTTTCCAGAATTGGCGTCTGTAGTAGGGGAATGGCTAAAGTCATCCCCGGCAGAAAAAGTAAGGGCGGCTGCAGACCGGGATGTTGATGACCTGACACGGAGATTAAGAACAGTGATGGCAATGACTCCAACAACAATTACAGCAGCTGCACCAATAGCAATGAGGGCAGAGATACTGAGAATTATCCTCTTATGACCGACAGTCGTAGGAAATTCCTCGGAAATGGAATCAGAAGAGGAGTTAGGATTTAACACAATGGGTTTAGGAAGAACAGCAGGGCAAGATTTGTTAACTGCAGAGCCACAAAGTGATGGATTCCCAGAGACAGCCGTGGGCGATATGGTGTTAAAAAATCCACCAGCAGGCAGTTCTCCCTGTAAATTGTTGTGGGAAATATTGAAGGATAAGAGGTGGGGTAGATTGGCCAATTGCTTGGGTAGGGTTCCAGCAAGGTTGTTGTAAGACAGGTCCACGTTTTCTAGGTTGTTCAGTTTTCCAATTTCAGCAGGTATTGGGCCACTCAGGTTGTTTTGTGATATGATCCTacaccaacaacaacaaatagaaatgaaaagCAAGTTAGAACAACAAACAGGATCTGCTTTCACCAGTACAAACTTTAAGCAAATGCCAATAGGATAGAGCAGATATCATGCAGCAAGGCAAACTACAATATCATTGCGCAAAAGCCTTCAACATTAGAATATCAAGATGTTTTAGATTTGAGGTAATTTATCTCAATGAAACGCAATCCACTACTCGTGCAACCTTTGAGCAGATAGAACAAAGTTCACCTACTACAGAAATCTAATCTTAGCCTTTAGGGTAAACTTGATGTTTGTAGGTCAAGATAGCGAGGAATCATACTCAAGAACAGAAGAAACTTACAAAGTATATAGCGAGGTGCAGTTCTCAATTGATGTAGGAATTTTTCCACCTAGGAAATTAGCATTGAGCCTCAGATCCTTCAAGGAGAAAGCTCCTCCAATTTCCATAGGAATGCTTCCATTAAGCTGATTATGACTCAAATCAAGAACATCCAAAGCCTTCAATTCTCCAACAGTTCCTGGAACAGGCCCAATGAGAGAGTTCCTCGACAGGTTCAAGAACTGCAAGCTGCTTAAAACCCCAATATCGTATGTTAATTCCCCAGAAAACGAATTGTGAGATAAATCCAAGACTTGAATCTTTTGAAGGGAGGTTCTTGGTGAAGCTGAAATGGGATTGCTCGAATTTACACCAAGCTTATTCTCTGAAAGCGAGACTTCATTCAGACCCGACTTGAAAATCCATCCAGGAAGATCACCGGTCATCAAATTCTGGCTAAAATCCAACGCCAAAAGATTCACATTGTTTTCCATAGATGCAGGCAAACTTCCATTTAAACCATTAGCAGAGAAATTTAACACCTTCAACAAATTAAGGCTTCCTATAGACTCAGGAACTTGACCAGAAAACTTATTCATAGAGAAATCCAAAGTCTCAAGATTTTTCATTTCTCCTATCCATTCAGGGACCTCACCAACA
This genomic window from Gossypium raimondii isolate GPD5lz chromosome 10, ASM2569854v1, whole genome shotgun sequence contains:
- the LOC105776773 gene encoding probable LRR receptor-like serine/threonine-protein kinase IRK; translation: MNMKNLSSLMLFWVVLLLVPSFPVRSLSPSLNDDVLGLIVFKADIQDPSQKLSSWNEDDDTPCNWFGVKCNPRSSRVTELNLDGFTLSGRIGRGLLQLKFLRKLSLARNNLSGTISPNLAKLESLRIIDLSENSLSGFIPDDFFKQCGSLRSISLANNRFSGKIPVSLGSCATLADINLSWNQLSGSLPAGIWGLNGLRSLDLSGNLLEGEIPKGIEALNNLRSINLSKNRFTGQVPDGIGSCLLLRSIDLSMNLLSGSVPNTIQKLSLCSYLNLSMNSFVGEVPEWIGEMKNLETLDFSMNKFSGQVPESIGSLNLLKVLNFSANGLNGSLPASMENNVNLLALDFSQNLMTGDLPGWIFKSGLNEVSLSENKLGVNSSNPISASPRTSLQKIQVLDLSHNSFSGELTYDIGVLSSLQFLNLSRNSLIGPVPGTVGELKALDVLDLSHNQLNGSIPMEIGGAFSLKDLRLNANFLGGKIPTSIENCTSLYTLIISQNNLSGPIPAEIGKLNNLENVDLSYNNLAGTLPKQLANLPHLLSFNISHNNLQGELPAGGFFNTISPTAVSGNPSLCGSAVNKSCPAVLPKPIVLNPNSSSDSISEEFPTTVGHKRIILSISALIAIGAAAVIVVGVIAITVLNLRVRSSTSRSAAALTFSAGDDFSHSPTTDANSGKLVMFSGEPDFSTGAHALFTKDCELGRGGFGAVYRTVLRDGRSVAIKKLTVSSLVKSQEEFEREVKKLGKIQHSNLVALEGYYWTPSLQLLIYEFVSGGSLYKHLHEGSVGNYLSWNDRFSIILGTAKSLAHLHQSNIIHYNIKSSNVLIDGSGEPKLGDYGLARLLPMLDRYVLSSKIQSALGYMAPEFACRTVKINEKCDVYGFGVLVLEVVTGKRPVEYMEDDVVVLCDMVRGALEEGRVEECVDGRLQGKFPAEEAIPVMKLGLICTSQVPSNRPDMGEVVNILELIRCPSEGQEDLG